A part of Paenibacillus donghaensis genomic DNA contains:
- a CDS encoding SWIM zinc finger family protein produces MEKLNDYTLDDNRWNWLIQNVAYCFDDLTLKRGFQYYKQRRVRTMRSNEFGPPGLKAIVEGREDYVVSVDLTDLRLGRCNCPVGGPCKHMAALLMCYAEQQNRSVNMLANAKAAVIRTVQDSGSDSGGASRRPTKQQLKQLAKQLGSATVTQWREYFATAVAPLAQSVRNSQYVEKALAAITEYQPELGPAATLLFQLNSRLYVLETLIPGTGISSLPQGYGSSLGYYTQIAVSDLQEYIGEHLLEQDLPLNSEPDQFTRLMDTVALLRQAMLTETRGRRDEPPFSLFYSLVWDNWIAYYTAEPEVYLNEISLLRQAEAELGAALSKNSWRLAQGRMYFYLEDDLAAWEFLQLAAEQPGIQPGEWMDFIEIIIADEEWDRLVDWLVRIGPQLNKHYYSLKRYSECWEEALSHLPEEEPRMWSTLTEMLPFSRDLYDEKLLGRGKWQEWMDYQISSGAAPSDFRVRDLQPLEKHAPELLLPFYHQAVERFVIEKNRDSYKAAVKLLKRLAKLYKKIKREERWELFLSSFTAKHSRLRALQEELRKGNLIS; encoded by the coding sequence ATGGAGAAGCTGAATGACTATACGCTTGATGACAACCGGTGGAACTGGCTTATACAGAATGTAGCCTATTGTTTCGATGATCTTACCCTTAAGCGGGGGTTCCAATACTATAAACAGCGGCGCGTGCGTACGATGCGCAGCAACGAGTTCGGACCTCCCGGCCTGAAGGCCATTGTTGAAGGCCGGGAGGATTATGTGGTGTCGGTCGATCTGACCGACCTGCGCCTCGGCCGCTGCAACTGCCCGGTCGGTGGCCCCTGCAAGCATATGGCGGCTTTGCTGATGTGTTATGCCGAACAGCAGAATCGCTCGGTAAACATGCTGGCTAACGCCAAAGCAGCCGTAATAAGGACCGTGCAAGACTCCGGCAGTGATTCCGGCGGCGCGAGCCGTCGCCCCACCAAGCAGCAGCTGAAGCAGCTGGCGAAGCAGCTTGGGAGCGCAACGGTCACACAGTGGCGCGAGTATTTCGCCACCGCTGTTGCACCGCTGGCACAGAGCGTCCGTAACTCTCAATATGTCGAGAAGGCGCTGGCGGCGATTACGGAGTACCAGCCTGAGCTTGGCCCTGCAGCAACGCTGCTCTTCCAGCTCAATTCCAGACTGTATGTACTGGAGACGCTGATTCCTGGAACCGGCATTTCTTCCCTGCCTCAGGGATATGGCTCCTCTTTAGGATATTACACCCAAATAGCCGTATCTGATCTTCAGGAATATATCGGAGAACACCTGCTGGAGCAAGACCTGCCACTAAACAGCGAACCGGACCAATTCACCCGGCTGATGGATACTGTGGCTCTGCTGCGTCAAGCCATGCTGACCGAAACCCGGGGACGGCGGGATGAACCTCCTTTCTCGCTATTCTATAGTCTGGTGTGGGACAACTGGATTGCCTACTATACAGCCGAGCCTGAGGTTTATCTCAACGAAATCTCCCTGCTGCGGCAGGCGGAGGCTGAGCTTGGCGCAGCACTCAGCAAGAATTCCTGGCGGCTCGCCCAGGGGCGGATGTATTTCTATCTGGAGGATGACCTCGCGGCTTGGGAGTTCCTGCAGCTGGCAGCGGAGCAGCCGGGAATTCAGCCTGGAGAATGGATGGATTTCATAGAGATTATCATCGCAGACGAAGAATGGGATCGGCTGGTGGACTGGCTGGTGCGGATTGGACCGCAGCTGAATAAGCATTATTATAGCTTGAAACGGTATTCCGAATGTTGGGAGGAGGCGCTCAGCCATCTGCCTGAAGAGGAGCCTAGAATGTGGAGCACTCTAACCGAGATGCTGCCCTTCTCCCGTGATTTATATGATGAGAAGCTGCTCGGCCGCGGCAAATGGCAGGAGTGGATGGATTACCAGATCTCCAGCGGCGCAGCCCCCTCGGACTTCCGGGTTCGCGACCTGCAGCCGCTGGAGAAGCATGCGCCTGAGCTGCTGCTGCCCTTCTATCACCAGGCGGTGGAGCGTTTCGTGATCGAGAAGAACCGTGACAGCTATAAGGCGGCGGTGAAGCTGCTGAAACGGCTGGCCAAGCTGTACAAAAAAATCAAACGCGAGGAACGCTGGGAGCTGTTCCTAAGCTCCTTCACGGCAAAGCACAGCAGACTGCGCGCACTGCAGGAGGAGCTGCGGAAAGGAAACCTGATTTCATGA
- a CDS encoding helix-turn-helix domain-containing protein has translation MLRFRLKYLFKNKQTRLILMLTLSVSLLITVIGLFSYGQYRDALDTELNTPNVELLQINLDVTNRAFREADNKAVDVSFQPSVIQYMNTDTQDNAAKAEEPQVYLRTLATEPDIHSIKVLKFSDQSLISSNDGYMADWEEAADYAWSTWIGEIKEKPLLIKRRQYTGTNSKLGMTELLTLARPIVQDGQTVGAVVVDLDYDWLFSQMYTHLSSYQFVYNLEGELIYPKLNLPFPLENMKEVLSLIDVSPFAHVKIEGQAYMANQTFSNVTGWRLISLVPMEQLLKNVTIARNMMLSLSLISILVGCSAIYYYNFASFRPLKRINKLLNPGLKSGGQGNLYDLEPVIGKLVGDFQSKSLVAEWSLPELRSKFVHDLITRSIGTQETGAKWGHYFEGWKEGPFEVLIVSIDRHTQWAAAYQEEDQMLLKYAINNIIVEYFQPAWQVVTATPQKDSLVVLLQPRELQETELTENAGQLIDMIQNLLNISVSVGIGNPAPAITKVARAYAEANLALSHRLYEGYGRVRHYAAEEPRYAESLQAVDDTWKQEVLHALKSSAATTGVEWIRRWSADARKKVIQPQKIFRMVDDLLEELLAIAGAGGHPLPEELANYTRHQVTTMDLSEIEQMLCGIVERMSEELGQHRQSKEYLLAQAMIQYMENHLQDNIGLQDIASHVNMGISSVSNIFKEETGTTVYDYLTNLRIDKACELLSGSGMKIADIAMLVGYQNENSFIRAFRKIKSITPGKFRENSKYSKTYADPPKPRQSSVSEDSE, from the coding sequence ATGCTGCGATTTAGATTGAAATATCTGTTCAAAAACAAACAAACCCGGCTGATCCTGATGCTCACACTCAGTGTGTCGTTATTGATTACTGTGATTGGTCTTTTCTCCTACGGACAGTACCGCGATGCGCTGGATACGGAGCTTAACACCCCCAACGTGGAGCTGCTGCAGATTAACCTTGATGTGACTAACCGTGCGTTCCGGGAAGCCGACAATAAAGCAGTCGATGTGTCCTTTCAGCCATCCGTCATTCAATATATGAATACGGATACGCAGGACAATGCAGCGAAGGCCGAGGAGCCGCAGGTCTATCTGCGCACGCTTGCCACCGAACCGGATATCCATTCGATTAAAGTGCTCAAATTCAGCGATCAATCCCTGATTTCGAGCAATGACGGATATATGGCAGATTGGGAAGAGGCGGCAGACTATGCCTGGAGCACCTGGATCGGCGAGATCAAGGAGAAACCGCTGTTAATCAAAAGAAGGCAATACACCGGTACCAACTCTAAGCTGGGCATGACCGAGCTGCTTACCCTGGCTAGACCGATTGTGCAGGATGGCCAGACAGTAGGCGCAGTTGTGGTCGACCTGGACTATGACTGGCTGTTCTCCCAAATGTACACCCACTTGTCCAGCTATCAATTCGTCTATAATCTGGAGGGGGAGCTGATCTACCCCAAGCTGAATCTGCCGTTCCCCCTGGAGAATATGAAGGAAGTCCTATCCCTCATCGATGTAAGCCCCTTTGCCCATGTGAAGATTGAAGGACAGGCTTACATGGCCAATCAAACCTTCTCCAACGTTACCGGCTGGCGGCTGATCTCACTCGTTCCGATGGAGCAGCTGCTGAAGAATGTGACCATCGCGCGCAATATGATGCTGTCGCTGTCGTTGATCTCCATCCTAGTAGGCTGCTCGGCGATTTATTACTATAACTTTGCTTCCTTCCGTCCGCTCAAACGGATTAATAAGCTGCTGAATCCCGGGCTGAAGTCCGGAGGACAGGGCAATCTCTATGACCTGGAGCCGGTGATCGGCAAGCTGGTCGGCGATTTCCAGAGCAAGTCGCTGGTAGCGGAATGGAGTCTGCCTGAGCTGCGCAGCAAATTTGTCCACGATCTGATTACGCGCAGCATCGGCACCCAGGAGACCGGAGCCAAGTGGGGGCATTATTTCGAGGGCTGGAAGGAAGGTCCCTTCGAGGTGCTGATTGTGTCGATCGACCGTCATACCCAGTGGGCCGCCGCGTATCAGGAAGAGGATCAGATGCTGCTCAAATATGCCATCAACAATATTATCGTGGAATACTTTCAACCCGCCTGGCAGGTGGTGACGGCTACGCCGCAGAAGGACAGTCTGGTCGTACTGCTGCAGCCTAGAGAGCTGCAAGAGACGGAGCTTACCGAGAACGCCGGGCAATTAATAGACATGATCCAGAATCTGCTCAACATATCCGTGTCGGTCGGGATCGGCAACCCCGCCCCGGCAATCACCAAGGTCGCTCGCGCGTACGCCGAAGCCAACCTTGCCCTGTCCCACCGTCTGTACGAAGGGTATGGCCGGGTACGCCATTATGCGGCCGAGGAGCCGCGGTATGCGGAGAGCCTGCAGGCAGTGGATGATACCTGGAAGCAGGAAGTGCTCCATGCCCTGAAATCCTCTGCTGCGACCACCGGTGTGGAGTGGATTCGCCGCTGGTCGGCAGATGCACGCAAAAAAGTCATACAGCCGCAGAAAATATTCCGCATGGTGGATGATCTGCTGGAGGAGCTGCTTGCCATAGCCGGCGCAGGCGGCCACCCGCTGCCTGAAGAGCTGGCTAATTATACCCGTCACCAGGTGACAACGATGGATCTGTCCGAGATTGAACAGATGCTCTGCGGGATTGTGGAGCGGATGTCCGAGGAACTGGGCCAGCACCGCCAGTCGAAGGAGTATCTGCTGGCTCAGGCTATGATCCAATATATGGAGAATCATCTACAGGATAATATCGGGCTTCAGGATATTGCCTCTCATGTGAATATGGGGATCTCTTCTGTCAGCAATATTTTTAAAGAAGAGACCGGAACAACCGTGTACGACTATCTGACCAACCTGAGAATTGATAAAGCCTGTGAGCTGCTGTCCGGCAGCGGCATGAAAATTGCAGATATTGCGATGCTGGTCGGCTACCAGAATGAGAACAGCTTCATCCGGGCCTTCCGTAAGATCAAATCTATCACACCGGGCAAGTTCCGGGAGAACAGCAAATATTCCAAAACGTATGCAGATCCGCCAAAACCGCGCCAATCCAGCGTTTCTGAGGATTCAGAATAA
- a CDS encoding tripartite tricarboxylate transporter substrate binding protein: MVLLLIWAGYRMAGEHSRIDESADFPKKPITLIVPYAAGGGTDLTARALAQATEKVLREPIIVVNRTGGGSSVGLMEGANAKGDGYTVTFLPAELTILPHLGLLPITYEKFKPIAQTNFDPSAITVRAEAPFKTVNEFLDFAKAHPGELKMGNAGTGSIWHLAAVTLERETGVKFAHIPFEGAGPAVSALMDGFVDAVPVSPAEVKKYVDEGKLRTLAVNADKRSEALPGVPTLEEETGIHVNFTSTWRGLAVPKDTPDEIAELLASAFIKGTEDKEFKNYMQLNGLQLQVKNGKAFGQQLQESHDLFAKMIPELGLSRK, translated from the coding sequence ATGGTTCTACTATTGATTTGGGCGGGATACCGAATGGCCGGAGAACACAGCCGGATTGATGAAAGCGCTGATTTTCCCAAGAAGCCGATTACATTGATTGTGCCGTATGCAGCAGGAGGCGGAACAGATTTAACAGCGAGAGCATTGGCCCAGGCCACGGAGAAAGTTCTGAGAGAACCCATTATAGTAGTTAACCGGACGGGCGGCGGTAGTTCCGTTGGATTGATGGAAGGGGCGAACGCCAAGGGAGATGGCTACACCGTTACTTTTCTCCCGGCAGAGCTGACCATTCTTCCGCATCTCGGGTTGCTTCCGATTACCTATGAGAAGTTCAAGCCTATCGCCCAAACGAATTTTGATCCTTCCGCCATTACCGTGAGAGCCGAAGCGCCATTCAAGACCGTGAATGAATTTCTCGACTTTGCGAAAGCGCATCCAGGTGAACTGAAAATGGGAAACGCAGGAACGGGAAGCATTTGGCATTTAGCTGCTGTGACGTTGGAACGGGAAACAGGTGTGAAGTTTGCACATATTCCTTTTGAAGGAGCGGGACCTGCGGTTTCTGCCCTGATGGACGGTTTTGTCGATGCGGTGCCTGTGAGTCCGGCTGAGGTGAAGAAGTATGTGGATGAAGGCAAGCTGCGCACCCTGGCAGTTAATGCCGACAAGCGCTCCGAAGCGCTGCCCGGTGTCCCTACACTGGAAGAAGAGACCGGGATTCACGTGAACTTTACCAGCACATGGAGAGGGCTCGCAGTCCCGAAGGACACGCCGGATGAAATTGCAGAACTGTTGGCGAGTGCTTTTATCAAAGGGACAGAGGACAAGGAATTCAAGAATTATATGCAATTGAACGGATTGCAGCTGCAGGTCAAGAACGGCAAGGCATTCGGACAGCAGCTACAGGAGAGTCATGACTTGTTCGCCAAGATGATTCCGGAGCTGGGGCTGAGCCGTAAGTAA
- the kdgT gene encoding 2-keto-3-deoxygluconate transporter, whose product MKIKKTLDRIPGGMMLVPLFLGAIIHTAFPGAGEYFGGFTKGLMTGTVPILAVWFFCMGAAIDVRATGTVLRKSGTLVLTKIAVAWVVAMIAIQFMPEGGVKSGFFAGLSVLAIISAMDMTNGGLYASIMQQYGTKEESGAFVLMSLESGPLVTMLILGSTGVAVFEPHLFVGAVLPFLIGFILGNVDHDLRAYFGKATQTLIPFFGFALGSSIDLGVIVDTGMLGILLGVFVIIITGVPLILADKFIGRGNGTAGLAASSTAGAAVANPMLVANMKPEFLPAAEAATALVAASVIVTSILVPIITAYYSDYMRKKNPPAADTKIDVSTPQKAVV is encoded by the coding sequence ATGAAAATTAAAAAAACGCTAGACCGGATTCCCGGCGGCATGATGCTGGTTCCTTTATTCCTGGGGGCAATTATTCACACCGCTTTCCCTGGTGCCGGAGAATATTTCGGCGGATTCACCAAAGGCCTGATGACAGGCACCGTGCCGATTCTGGCTGTATGGTTCTTCTGCATGGGAGCGGCTATTGATGTAAGAGCAACAGGAACGGTCCTGCGCAAATCGGGAACACTGGTGCTGACTAAAATCGCCGTAGCCTGGGTGGTTGCGATGATTGCGATTCAGTTCATGCCTGAGGGCGGTGTTAAGAGCGGATTCTTCGCTGGCTTGTCCGTGCTTGCCATCATTTCGGCCATGGATATGACCAACGGCGGTCTGTATGCTTCCATTATGCAGCAATATGGCACCAAAGAAGAGTCCGGGGCATTCGTACTGATGTCTCTGGAGTCCGGACCACTTGTAACGATGCTGATTCTGGGCAGTACCGGTGTTGCCGTGTTTGAACCGCATCTGTTCGTTGGTGCTGTGCTTCCGTTCCTGATTGGCTTCATTCTGGGTAACGTCGACCATGATCTGCGTGCTTATTTCGGCAAAGCCACACAAACGTTGATTCCATTCTTCGGATTTGCGCTGGGTAGCTCCATCGACCTTGGTGTTATCGTAGATACAGGTATGTTGGGTATTCTGCTGGGTGTGTTCGTTATTATTATCACAGGTGTACCGCTGATCCTGGCCGACAAATTCATTGGCCGCGGAAACGGGACTGCCGGACTTGCCGCTTCGAGTACAGCCGGTGCAGCCGTAGCCAATCCTATGCTGGTGGCCAACATGAAGCCGGAATTCCTGCCGGCCGCTGAAGCCGCTACCGCATTGGTAGCAGCCTCCGTAATCGTGACTTCCATTCTGGTGCCAATCATCACGGCATACTACTCCGATTACATGAGAAAAAAGAATCCGCCAGCTGCGGATACCAAGATAGATGTCTCCACACCCCAAAAAGCTGTTGTTTAA
- a CDS encoding VOC family protein: MTTKMIPYITLDGQAEAAISFYQQVFEAQLLFKQTFGEGPADPAHPMDEATGQRIAHSLLKIGASELYIADSEPGQPLQSGNILTICLTTDDAGTAAAFFHALEEGGHVLHPLVQTYFSPAYGMVTDKYGVTFQIFTRK; encoded by the coding sequence ATGACAACAAAAATGATTCCCTACATTACACTCGACGGACAGGCTGAGGCGGCGATAAGCTTCTATCAACAGGTATTTGAAGCCCAATTACTGTTCAAGCAGACCTTTGGGGAAGGCCCGGCAGACCCTGCCCACCCGATGGATGAAGCTACCGGACAGCGGATCGCCCACTCGCTGCTGAAGATTGGAGCCAGCGAGCTGTATATCGCCGATTCCGAGCCGGGACAGCCGCTTCAGAGCGGCAATATACTGACGATCTGCCTCACAACCGATGATGCCGGGACAGCCGCTGCCTTCTTTCATGCGCTAGAGGAGGGAGGACATGTGCTGCACCCGCTGGTACAAACCTATTTCAGCCCGGCTTACGGCATGGTTACCGATAAGTATGGCGTGACCTTTCAGATATTTACAAGAAAATGA
- a CDS encoding helix-turn-helix transcriptional regulator — MSKAKRLLELMMTVNRKRKFTVKELAAEFNVSSRTILRDLQELGELGVPLYSEVGPHGGYQVLKERILPPIAFTEEEAVAIFFASHALRHYTSLPFKTEAAAALQKFYNYMSGEVRDRIDEMKNRIDFLTPAREAGFPYLSLLLEAAIQQTVIHIDYESRGVRTERAIQPIGIYASNGLWYCPAHCFVRGGIRIFRCDRIHAAAAEVTGISPLNLRHVHLGNKESFMKQEQALDPHLLMLHVELDKEGVHRCEGEIWSSSLLQVREDRTGWLEGTISGSELDFFAGFIIGLGKGVTVQKPPELVEKLKELLAGLLEKYM, encoded by the coding sequence ATGTCCAAGGCTAAACGGCTGCTGGAGCTGATGATGACGGTTAACCGCAAGCGTAAATTTACCGTCAAAGAGCTTGCTGCCGAATTTAATGTATCCTCCAGGACAATCCTGAGAGATTTGCAGGAGCTGGGTGAGTTGGGCGTACCCTTGTATTCGGAAGTGGGTCCGCATGGCGGGTATCAGGTGCTGAAAGAGCGGATATTGCCCCCGATTGCCTTTACAGAGGAAGAGGCGGTAGCGATTTTTTTTGCCAGCCATGCGCTGCGTCACTATACCTCTCTGCCCTTTAAAACAGAAGCTGCTGCAGCCCTGCAGAAATTCTATAACTATATGTCGGGAGAGGTTCGTGACCGTATCGATGAGATGAAGAACCGGATTGATTTCCTGACCCCGGCAAGAGAAGCGGGATTCCCTTATTTATCCCTCCTGCTGGAAGCAGCTATTCAGCAAACCGTAATTCATATCGATTATGAATCCAGGGGTGTCCGGACGGAGAGAGCCATACAGCCGATAGGGATTTATGCCAGCAACGGCCTGTGGTATTGCCCTGCCCATTGTTTCGTCCGTGGCGGAATACGAATCTTCCGCTGTGACAGAATCCATGCGGCTGCTGCCGAGGTTACAGGCATTTCACCGCTGAATCTGCGGCATGTGCATCTGGGGAACAAGGAATCTTTCATGAAGCAAGAACAGGCGCTTGACCCGCATCTTCTGATGCTGCATGTGGAGCTGGACAAGGAAGGCGTTCACCGCTGCGAAGGGGAAATCTGGTCTTCGTCTCTCCTACAGGTACGCGAGGACCGGACAGGCTGGCTGGAAGGGACAATCTCTGGGAGCGAGCTGGACTTTTTTGCCGGATTCATCATCGGACTGGGGAAGGGAGTGACTGTGCAGAAGCCGCCGGAGCTGGTGGAGAAGCTGAAAGAGCTGCTGGCCGGGCTGCTGGAGAAATACATGTAG
- a CDS encoding bifunctional transcriptional activator/DNA repair enzyme AdaA: MEQALFDQIYETVVRHDPLYDGVFYTGVLTTGIVCRPSCRARTPKAVNVRFYPSLEEAVSAGFRPCKRCRPEEGGKLRPDAVLAAQADALLEARYAERLTLADLAAPLKVSPFHLQRTYTRVTGRSPAAKLDEVRLTKVRQQLMETEQPIAEIGQAAGFRGASHFAAWFARKTGVSPTEFRKQIRGGLDHEST; encoded by the coding sequence ATGGAACAAGCCTTGTTCGATCAAATATATGAAACGGTTGTGCGGCATGATCCGCTGTATGACGGGGTGTTCTATACAGGGGTGCTGACGACGGGGATTGTCTGCCGCCCCTCCTGCCGGGCGCGCACGCCCAAGGCAGTGAATGTGAGATTCTATCCTTCACTGGAGGAAGCGGTAAGCGCAGGCTTCCGGCCCTGCAAGCGCTGCAGACCGGAGGAGGGCGGGAAGCTGCGTCCTGATGCGGTGCTGGCAGCCCAGGCGGATGCGCTGCTGGAAGCGCGTTATGCGGAGCGGCTAACGCTGGCCGACCTGGCTGCGCCACTGAAGGTCAGCCCGTTCCACCTGCAGCGGACCTACACGCGTGTGACAGGGCGCTCACCGGCTGCCAAGCTGGACGAGGTGCGGCTGACTAAGGTGCGGCAGCAGCTTATGGAGACAGAGCAGCCCATTGCCGAGATCGGCCAAGCGGCAGGCTTCCGCGGAGCGTCGCATTTCGCGGCCTGGTTCGCACGCAAGACGGGGGTGTCCCCGACGGAATTCCGCAAGCAAATCAGAGGAGGACTTGACCATGAATCAACGTGA
- a CDS encoding methylated-DNA--[protein]-cysteine S-methyltransferase: MNQRERTTIYRHQLMLGERSWTLWATDKGLVRLSFYHDEERISQAWLSRYAGPHQFVEDREVFTELGVIQLLENYFAGQPISFTSLPLDLWGTAFQQEVWTGLAGIAHGQVATYKQLAERIGRPQAVRAVGAANGQNPLPVILPCHRIIGANGTLTGYRGGLVLKQELLQLEGIHHVGTAGHERFAF; the protein is encoded by the coding sequence ATGAATCAACGTGAACGAACAACGATCTACCGCCATCAGCTGATGCTGGGCGAGCGGTCCTGGACCTTATGGGCCACCGACAAGGGATTGGTGCGCCTGTCCTTCTACCACGATGAGGAGCGGATCTCGCAGGCCTGGCTCAGCCGCTATGCCGGTCCGCACCAATTCGTGGAGGACAGGGAGGTATTTACCGAACTGGGGGTGATTCAGCTGCTGGAGAATTATTTCGCGGGCCAGCCGATCAGCTTCACGAGTCTTCCGCTGGACCTGTGGGGAACGGCCTTTCAGCAGGAAGTCTGGACAGGCCTCGCCGGAATTGCCCACGGGCAGGTAGCTACCTACAAGCAGCTGGCCGAGCGAATCGGCAGACCGCAGGCGGTTCGTGCCGTAGGCGCAGCTAACGGGCAGAATCCGCTGCCGGTCATTCTGCCCTGCCACCGGATCATCGGGGCCAATGGCACCCTGACCGGTTACCGGGGCGGACTTGTGCTGAAGCAGGAACTACTACAGCTGGAGGGGATACATCATGTGGGGACAGCCGGACATGAACGATTTGCTTTTTGA
- a CDS encoding DNA-3-methyladenine glycosylase family protein produces MWGQPDMNDLLFELLLPELFDYATCLEYMERSALECLYRADSTGVTRLFELGSGPLLIKLTMRDGSFIQARLLHGSVPGIEEQERLARYITEWFDLDRDLTPFYTLAAADPLLGPLAVRFHGLRIVGIPDLFEALCWAILGQQVNLAFAYRLKQRLTAEYGRSMEWEGHTYYCFARPEDLLGVSVEELCALQLTRSKARTILEVAALLARGELSREALLDMPSPEAAEKELVAIRGIGPWTAQYVRMRCLRDPSSFPVGDVGLQNAVKVLTGMDKKPTPAELVGLSVGWRGWEAYATFYLWRTLY; encoded by the coding sequence ATGTGGGGACAGCCGGACATGAACGATTTGCTTTTTGAGCTGCTGCTGCCGGAACTGTTCGACTACGCCACCTGTCTGGAATACATGGAACGTTCCGCGCTGGAATGCCTGTACCGGGCGGATAGCACTGGGGTTACTCGGCTGTTCGAGCTGGGCAGCGGGCCGCTGCTAATTAAGTTGACCATGAGGGACGGCAGCTTCATACAGGCCAGACTGCTGCATGGCAGCGTGCCCGGAATAGAGGAGCAGGAGCGGCTGGCCCGTTATATCACGGAATGGTTTGATCTGGACCGTGATCTTACGCCCTTTTATACCTTGGCAGCCGCAGATCCGTTGCTGGGGCCACTCGCCGTTCGCTTCCATGGTTTGCGGATTGTAGGGATACCGGACCTGTTTGAAGCGTTATGCTGGGCGATTCTGGGACAGCAGGTCAACCTGGCGTTTGCTTACCGGCTTAAGCAGCGGCTCACGGCGGAATACGGAAGGTCTATGGAATGGGAGGGGCATACGTATTATTGTTTTGCCCGTCCGGAAGATTTGCTGGGCGTATCTGTAGAGGAGCTATGCGCGCTTCAGCTGACCCGCAGCAAAGCCCGCACGATTCTTGAGGTTGCCGCTTTGCTGGCCCGCGGTGAGCTGAGCCGGGAGGCCCTGCTGGACATGCCGTCACCTGAAGCTGCGGAGAAGGAGCTTGTGGCCATTCGCGGGATTGGGCCCTGGACGGCACAGTATGTGCGGATGAGATGCCTGCGCGACCCCTCTTCTTTTCCGGTAGGGGATGTAGGGCTGCAAAATGCCGTGAAGGTACTGACGGGAATGGACAAAAAGCCAACTCCGGCAGAGCTTGTCGGGCTGTCTGTGGGCTGGCGGGGCTGGGAAGCCTATGCCACATTTTATTTGTGGCGGACTTTGTATTAA
- a CDS encoding aspartyl-phosphate phosphatase Spo0E family protein — MDSPVPIRIRIERARYKLHQMQMQYGSFNHPKVLRQSVALDELLNQYNLSYQQERHTGDRLRTI, encoded by the coding sequence ATGGACAGTCCGGTACCGATCCGAATTCGCATTGAAAGAGCACGATATAAGCTTCACCAAATGCAGATGCAGTATGGCAGCTTCAATCATCCCAAGGTACTTCGGCAATCTGTAGCGTTGGATGAGCTGCTGAACCAATATAATCTCTCTTACCAACAAGAAAGGCACACTGGGGACAGGCTGCGCACAATCTGA